One region of Pseudoalteromonas galatheae genomic DNA includes:
- the tssF gene encoding type VI secretion system baseplate subunit TssF → MDMQQYFDAQMRLLTQAGKQFAQQYPEHAGFLNIDALKDRDPHVERLLEGVAYLTAFTQKRLDETLPEVSEQVLRQICPILLNYYPSTTVLEFAPKLTMQGLVSVPKGAKISSHKSDNAPVACHFTTTAETKVLPFEIYSVDYHEIHTGATLNLHLKRLGQGSLDDYDLSKLRVYLRGDTPLCASLYQMMKNPNAAIEVETGRLGSTTQYTLNKSKIDAAFHKDSTGMLPNSEQSHPAYALLLDYFNSREKFYFVELTGLDTLNIDPDTNTISIKIASDIKLPPGNKVNADNILLNCVPAVNIYPVDAEPIRVSENQTEYQLHPVQNKLGESFCYSVKSVQGASSSTGEAIDFVSRYSTVYEDNAHLYSLISRDIGGVSPQTYIQLSMQEVGDITTLSTELLAHNAAWPRQTLQEGDINAQSADVPSVLSVKNVVRPSKLLNSPDQALHWQLISLLNMRFSQLAEPTQLKKLLALFDWSERSENRNRIESIQGAESKPISLLQKGVFVKGIEIHLTLNEKSFVCTADAYHFCDVLHQFFKLYAPINECLKTRVTLLPSYHEWEWDVTAGDSYQV, encoded by the coding sequence TTTTAAATATTGACGCATTAAAGGATAGAGATCCTCATGTTGAGCGCTTGCTCGAAGGAGTCGCTTATTTAACGGCATTTACGCAAAAACGATTGGACGAGACGCTACCTGAAGTGTCTGAGCAAGTACTCAGACAGATTTGCCCAATATTATTAAACTACTATCCGTCTACGACGGTGCTAGAGTTTGCGCCAAAACTCACCATGCAAGGGTTGGTGAGTGTGCCAAAAGGCGCGAAAATCTCTTCCCATAAAAGTGACAACGCTCCTGTGGCTTGTCACTTTACTACCACCGCAGAAACGAAAGTGCTGCCGTTTGAGATCTATTCTGTGGACTATCATGAGATCCACACTGGTGCGACGTTAAACTTGCACCTCAAGCGGTTAGGCCAAGGCAGTTTAGATGATTACGATCTCTCTAAATTGCGGGTGTATTTACGTGGTGACACGCCGCTTTGTGCCAGCCTTTATCAAATGATGAAGAACCCAAACGCAGCGATAGAGGTTGAGACTGGAAGGTTGGGAAGTACGACGCAATATACCTTGAACAAGTCAAAAATAGATGCAGCTTTTCATAAAGACAGCACCGGAATGCTGCCGAACAGCGAACAGAGTCATCCCGCTTATGCCTTGCTACTTGATTACTTTAACTCTCGTGAAAAGTTCTATTTTGTTGAACTAACGGGACTGGATACGCTAAATATTGATCCAGACACTAATACTATCAGCATCAAAATAGCCAGTGATATTAAATTACCGCCCGGTAACAAAGTAAACGCAGATAATATTCTGCTTAATTGTGTACCCGCGGTAAATATCTATCCGGTAGATGCCGAGCCTATCCGAGTCAGTGAAAACCAAACCGAATACCAACTACATCCAGTGCAAAATAAGCTTGGAGAGAGCTTTTGTTATAGCGTTAAGTCGGTACAAGGCGCAAGCAGTAGCACTGGGGAAGCCATCGACTTTGTTTCTCGATATAGCACGGTATATGAAGATAACGCCCATTTGTATTCACTGATAAGCCGCGATATTGGCGGGGTATCGCCACAGACGTACATTCAGCTTTCAATGCAAGAAGTGGGTGATATTACTACTTTATCGACTGAGCTGTTGGCACATAACGCGGCGTGGCCAAGGCAAACACTGCAAGAGGGTGATATCAATGCACAAAGCGCTGATGTACCGTCGGTACTTAGCGTTAAAAATGTCGTAAGACCGAGCAAGTTGCTTAATTCTCCTGATCAGGCTTTACATTGGCAGCTCATTAGCTTGTTGAATATGCGTTTCTCTCAACTTGCGGAACCAACCCAGCTGAAAAAGCTATTGGCGCTGTTTGATTGGTCGGAGCGATCTGAAAATCGAAATCGTATCGAGAGCATCCAAGGCGCTGAGTCTAAACCTATCTCATTGCTACAAAAGGGCGTGTTTGTTAAAGGAATAGAGATACATTTAACCCTAAACGAAAAGAGCTTTGTTTGTACAGCCGACGCTTACCATTTTTGCGATGTGTTGCATCAGTTCTTTAAACTATATGCACCAATCAACGAGTGCTTAAAAACCCGAGTAACGCTGCTGCCAAGTTACCACGAGTGGGAGTGGGATGTGACTGCAGGCGATAGTTATCAGGTGTAA
- the tssG gene encoding type VI secretion system baseplate subunit TssG: MMEQQNQPIWAKLPEPIAKLMATPWRFSLYKALTLIEQHWASNNELQSGHSHRVEIAPYKELGFPASDVRRCELQVKQRGKLRLETSFLGLYGVDAAMPHYLLEQAAGDEEIGARTRAFLDLFNHVLYCQLFQSWKKSQINLAGIGAQQFDQIVAAVFENNQSDKSKLNLISAKQTSAAGLEQVLKQALQDESLTIKDNIVEWEGITEAGKLGSKHSGFSLGGNGVLGKRVLVTGNRICIELGPMDEAEVHLYEPGGVKAKRLSQLLNWHTSTKMNWQLLVQINRQAREGTRLGAGKLGISCAIGKVNARVEKKIYSQSQF; this comes from the coding sequence ATGATGGAGCAGCAAAACCAACCTATTTGGGCAAAACTGCCAGAGCCAATCGCTAAATTGATGGCAACACCTTGGCGTTTTAGTTTGTACAAGGCGCTAACGCTTATTGAACAGCACTGGGCTAGCAATAACGAGTTACAAAGTGGCCACAGTCATCGCGTTGAAATTGCCCCCTATAAGGAACTTGGATTTCCAGCTTCAGATGTTAGACGCTGCGAATTACAAGTAAAGCAACGAGGCAAGCTAAGGCTCGAAACATCATTCCTCGGTTTGTATGGCGTTGATGCTGCGATGCCGCACTACTTGTTAGAACAAGCCGCAGGAGACGAGGAGATAGGAGCTAGAACACGTGCATTTTTAGATCTCTTCAATCATGTACTGTATTGCCAGCTATTTCAAAGTTGGAAAAAGTCTCAGATTAATCTCGCCGGCATTGGCGCGCAGCAATTTGACCAGATAGTTGCTGCGGTATTTGAAAATAATCAGTCAGATAAAAGCAAACTAAACCTCATTAGTGCTAAACAAACCAGTGCTGCTGGGCTTGAACAAGTATTAAAGCAAGCGCTACAAGATGAAAGCTTAACGATTAAAGACAATATCGTTGAATGGGAAGGTATTACTGAAGCGGGCAAGCTAGGGTCAAAACATAGCGGTTTTTCATTGGGTGGCAATGGCGTATTGGGTAAACGCGTACTGGTTACCGGCAATCGTATTTGCATTGAGCTTGGTCCAATGGACGAGGCTGAGGTGCACCTATATGAGCCAGGTGGTGTAAAGGCGAAACGTTTATCACAATTATTAAATTGGCACACCTCCACCAAAATGAACTGGCAGCTGTTAGTACAGATCAATCGCCAAGCACGCGAGGGGACTCGATTAGGGGCTGGCAAGCTTGGGATAAGTTGTGCGATAGGTAAAGTTAACGCACGCGTAGAGAAGAAAATATATTCACAATCACAGTTTTAA